Proteins found in one Abyssibius alkaniclasticus genomic segment:
- a CDS encoding Glu/Leu/Phe/Val family dehydrogenase — MSSTREPSFRQSVDLMFNRAAKLMDMSPGLEEKIRVCNSTYTVRFGVRLRGQIKTFTGYRSVHSEHMEPVKGGIRFAMSVNQDEVEALAALMTYKCALVETPFGGSKGGLCIDPREWEEHELELITRRFAYELIKRDLINPAQNVPAPDMGTGEREMAWIVDQYKRMNTTDINGAACVTGKPLNSGGIQGRVEATGRGVQYALEEFFRHPEDMAIAGLSGTLEGKRVIVQGLGNVGYHAAKFLSEESGCKIIGVIERDGAIMDDNGLNIEELKAHVTAQNGVKGYRGRFVENGAAVLEEDCDILIPAAMEAVINLDNAERIKTKLLIEAANGPVTAGADDILRDKGVVIIPDMYANAGGVTVSYFEWVKNLSHIRFGRMQRRQEESRHMLLVEELERLSADRGLKWEIDPKFKTRYLKGAGELELVRSGLDDTMRAAYQAMREVWHSRNDVTDLRTAAYLVSIGRVAASYRSKGL, encoded by the coding sequence ATGTCATCCACCAGAGAACCAAGTTTCCGCCAATCCGTCGATTTGATGTTCAACCGCGCTGCGAAGTTGATGGATATGTCGCCCGGATTGGAAGAGAAGATCCGCGTTTGCAACTCTACCTATACCGTGCGGTTCGGCGTGCGGTTGCGCGGGCAGATCAAGACCTTTACCGGCTATCGCTCGGTGCATTCCGAGCATATGGAGCCGGTCAAGGGCGGGATTCGCTTTGCGATGTCGGTCAACCAGGACGAGGTCGAGGCGCTGGCCGCGCTGATGACCTATAAATGCGCGCTGGTGGAAACGCCGTTTGGCGGCTCCAAGGGCGGGCTGTGCATTGATCCGCGCGAATGGGAAGAGCATGAGCTGGAGTTGATCACGCGCCGCTTTGCCTATGAGCTGATCAAGCGCGACCTGATCAACCCCGCCCAGAACGTGCCGGCCCCCGATATGGGCACGGGTGAGCGCGAGATGGCGTGGATTGTCGACCAGTACAAGCGCATGAACACCACCGACATCAACGGCGCGGCCTGTGTGACGGGTAAGCCCTTGAATTCCGGCGGGATTCAGGGCCGGGTCGAGGCGACGGGGCGCGGGGTGCAATATGCGCTGGAAGAATTTTTCCGCCACCCCGAGGATATGGCCATTGCCGGGCTTTCCGGCACGCTTGAGGGCAAGCGGGTGATTGTGCAGGGGCTGGGGAATGTGGGCTATCATGCCGCGAAATTCCTGAGCGAGGAATCGGGCTGCAAGATTATCGGGGTGATCGAGCGCGATGGCGCGATCATGGATGATAACGGGCTGAATATTGAAGAGCTGAAGGCGCATGTAACCGCGCAGAACGGCGTGAAGGGCTATCGTGGCCGTTTTGTCGAGAACGGCGCCGCTGTGCTGGAGGAAGACTGCGATATCCTGATTCCGGCGGCGATGGAGGCGGTGATCAACCTTGACAATGCCGAGCGGATCAAGACGAAACTGCTGATCGAGGCGGCAAACGGGCCGGTCACTGCGGGGGCCGATGATATTCTGCGTGACAAGGGCGTGGTGATTATTCCGGACATGTATGCCAATGCCGGCGGTGTGACGGTGTCCTATTTCGAATGGGTGAAGAACCTCAGCCATATCCGTTTTGGCCGGATGCAGCGCCGCCAGGAGGAAAGCCGGCATATGCTGCTGGTGGAAGAGCTGGAGCGGCTTTCGGCAGATCGCGGGCTGAAATGGGAGATCGACCCGAAATTCAAGACGCGCTATCTGAAGGGCGCGGGCGAGTTGGAGCTTGTGCGCTCGGGGCTGGATGACACGATGCGCGCGGCTTATCAGGCGATGCGCGAGGTCTGGCATTCGCGCAATGATGTGACCGATTTGCGCACGGCGGCCTATCTGGTGTCGATCGGGCGCGTGGCGGCGAGTTATCGCTCCAAGGGGCTGTAG
- a CDS encoding pirin family protein, whose amino-acid sequence MSFRPVKSETLAQPTIEGAGVSLYRAFGFRNPRDFDPFLLLDDFRNDDPRAYAKGFPWHPHRGIETITYVLEGTVEHADSLGNKGRLGAGSVQWMTAGSGILHQEMPSGDAAGKMHGFQLWANLPSAQKMTAPRYQDIKGSDITELLDDDGTVIKIITGDYRGYKGPVDGIAAEPQYLDISVPPNTRKSFPVDTYRQVFAYVFGGAGSFRAASNPIGVRVEKEVRGQELNIRDMSGNRTLVQFDTGNEVTVQAGPDGVRFLLVSGRPIEEPVAWHGPIVMNTAAEIQQAMRDLNNGTFIAAQH is encoded by the coding sequence ATGTCGTTTCGTCCTGTAAAATCGGAAACCCTTGCCCAGCCCACAATTGAAGGGGCCGGGGTGAGTTTGTATCGGGCCTTTGGCTTCAGGAATCCGCGCGATTTCGACCCGTTCCTTCTGCTCGATGATTTTCGCAATGATGACCCGCGCGCCTATGCCAAGGGGTTTCCCTGGCATCCGCATCGCGGCATCGAAACCATTACCTATGTGCTGGAAGGCACAGTGGAACATGCGGATTCGCTGGGCAACAAGGGCCGGCTTGGCGCGGGTTCGGTGCAATGGATGACCGCCGGGTCGGGCATTCTGCATCAGGAAATGCCCAGCGGCGATGCGGCGGGCAAGATGCACGGCTTCCAGCTTTGGGCCAATCTGCCGAGTGCCCAGAAAATGACCGCGCCGCGCTATCAGGACATCAAGGGTAGCGATATTACCGAGCTGCTTGATGATGATGGCACGGTGATCAAGATCATTACCGGCGATTATAGGGGCTATAAAGGCCCGGTCGACGGCATTGCCGCCGAGCCGCAATATCTGGATATTTCGGTGCCGCCGAATACGCGCAAGAGTTTTCCGGTGGATACTTACCGTCAGGTATTTGCCTATGTTTTCGGCGGTGCGGGCAGCTTTCGGGCCGCCTCGAACCCCATTGGGGTGCGGGTGGAAAAAGAGGTGCGCGGGCAGGAGCTGAACATCCGCGATATGTCGGGCAACCGGACGCTGGTGCAATTTGACACGGGCAATGAGGTGACGGTGCAGGCCGGGCCGGATGGCGTGCGGTTCTTGCTGGTTTCGGGCCGCCCGATTGAGGAGCCGGTGGCCTGGCACGGGCCGATTGTGATGAACACGGCCGCCGAAATCCAGCAGGCGATGCGTGATTTGAACAACGGCACATTCATTGCCGCGCAGCATTAG
- the chrA gene encoding chromate efflux transporter, with protein sequence MPARNEISAEQHGRGPMTPPSLRALFATFTRIGLLSFGGPAAQIALMHRVLVEDRRWLSEAQYLSALGFCMFLPGPEATQLATYAGWKQRGVPGGLIAGLLFVLPGALVMLALAMAYAAYGNIPIIAALFLGIKAAVLVIVIEALLRIARRALRRHMHWAIAALAFIGIFFFALPFPLIIALAALLGMFTARPAPAAPDPPTAATPLGQTLATIAIWLAIWLLPLAALQLFFPGILAQIGWFFAKLAVVTFGGAYSVLAYMAQEVVTARGWLTAGQMMDGLGLAETTPGPLILVTEFVAYTAGYGAGGLWLGIAAALVALWATFVPCYLWIFAGAPYIEWIGAQRRLSAAFAAITAAVVGVILNLSLWFALHVLFGEVTRSTLGPLTLWQPTLFSVDWRVAAIGLLSAYLLLARHMNLLWVLLTAALCGAAISAFT encoded by the coding sequence ATGCCCGCGCGCAACGAAATCTCAGCCGAACAACATGGGCGCGGCCCGATGACCCCGCCCAGCCTGCGCGCTTTGTTCGCCACCTTCACCCGCATCGGCCTGCTCTCCTTCGGCGGCCCTGCTGCGCAAATCGCGCTCATGCACCGCGTGCTGGTCGAAGACCGCCGCTGGCTGAGCGAGGCACAATATCTTTCCGCCCTTGGCTTTTGCATGTTTTTGCCTGGGCCAGAGGCAACGCAGCTTGCCACCTATGCGGGCTGGAAGCAGCGCGGTGTGCCGGGCGGGCTGATTGCCGGGCTGCTGTTCGTGCTGCCCGGTGCGCTGGTCATGCTGGCGCTGGCAATGGCCTATGCCGCCTATGGCAACATCCCCATAATCGCGGCGCTGTTTCTGGGCATCAAGGCCGCCGTGCTGGTCATTGTCATCGAGGCTTTGCTGCGCATCGCACGCCGCGCGCTCAGGCGCCACATGCACTGGGCCATTGCCGCGCTCGCCTTCATCGGCATCTTTTTCTTCGCACTGCCCTTCCCGCTGATCATTGCGCTGGCCGCCCTGCTTGGCATGTTCACCGCCCGGCCAGCACCGGCCGCGCCAGATCCGCCCACCGCCGCAACGCCGCTTGGCCAAACCCTTGCCACCATTGCCATATGGTTGGCCATCTGGCTGCTGCCACTCGCGGCCCTGCAGCTCTTTTTCCCCGGCATTCTGGCGCAAATCGGCTGGTTCTTTGCCAAACTCGCGGTCGTCACCTTTGGTGGTGCCTATTCCGTGCTGGCCTATATGGCGCAGGAGGTCGTAACCGCGCGCGGCTGGCTTACCGCCGGGCAAATGATGGATGGTCTGGGTCTGGCCGAAACCACGCCCGGCCCGCTCATTCTTGTCACCGAATTTGTGGCCTATACGGCAGGCTATGGCGCGGGTGGCCTCTGGCTTGGCATTGCCGCCGCTTTGGTCGCCCTTTGGGCCACCTTCGTGCCCTGCTATTTATGGATATTCGCCGGCGCGCCCTATATTGAATGGATCGGCGCCCAGCGCCGCCTTTCCGCCGCCTTTGCCGCGATCACCGCCGCCGTGGTCGGCGTCATCCTCAACCTGTCGCTCTGGTTCGCGCTGCATGTGCTGTTTGGCGAGGTCACGCGCAGCACGCTCGGCCCGCTCACCCTGTGGCAACCCACGCTTTTCAGCGTCGACTGGCGCGTTGCCGCCATCGGCCTGCTCTCGGCCTATCTGCTGCTGGCGCGGCATATGAACCTGCTCTGGGTGCTGCTGACCGCCGCGCTTTGCGGGGCGGCGATCAGCGCATTCACCTAA
- a CDS encoding Ig-like domain-containing protein, with product MRVLVSGLFLAILVVLQAGGAAAQTTCPGGSRIGSLSGDGWIFITSDADTRACTNGFYPATPVAPTNGFVVQTTFNPAQSTFRVSMSALVNGANAFARYGCGTVVVGTTSPTFVLPLGRYTCTVSYADANGRTVTGQFDVYAGADPVNATGYRHDLVAFSMDGGNYDRTDPTPTLAWAQNVMTGAQTVTLDFDEPVTGFALSDLTLNNLIASAPMGSGDSYSFTVTPVADGAVSVQLGADMVVDGNNNGNVASNTLSGRADLLAPTLEISGLPPSFVDATPIVVTFAFSEDVTGFALGDIAVSGGSVANLQGGPAVYTATVTPSGVADLSISVAAGAAQDGVLRDSGAAQASAALDTAAIGSEANARFMLNRANQLLANQPDLSGLLRGDAGHFNAEITSGQGMVDFYSGGAGPFWADVAASWSTSGTAEDTYILGTIGAHRRFGDNLLAGVMLELDYMEEVDGLAEISGWGWLVGPYLVAKLPDQPLYFDARLLYGQSYNQASPLGSYTDDFTTQRWLAMVNVSGDIALGWGTLSPQLNAAWTQDRQREYVDGASNTVAAQTVSLTQIAAGAKLDVPLGALALRFGADAVWSASGSSLGLIPAFEGLRGRLRMGADYALPSGGALSLALSYDGLGTADYQAIGVSAALNLPF from the coding sequence ATGCGGGTTTTGGTCAGTGGTCTGTTTCTTGCGATTCTTGTTGTGTTACAGGCGGGTGGCGCTGCTGCGCAAACCACCTGTCCGGGCGGGTCGCGCATTGGCTCGCTAAGCGGTGATGGCTGGATCTTTATCACCTCCGATGCCGATACGCGCGCTTGCACGAATGGTTTTTACCCGGCGACGCCAGTGGCTCCGACGAATGGTTTTGTCGTGCAGACCACATTCAACCCGGCCCAAAGCACGTTTCGGGTGAGCATGAGCGCGCTGGTCAATGGCGCCAATGCATTTGCGCGGTATGGTTGCGGAACGGTTGTCGTGGGGACGACATCGCCCACCTTTGTATTGCCATTGGGCCGGTATACCTGCACGGTCAGCTATGCCGATGCAAATGGTCGAACCGTGACCGGCCAGTTTGACGTATATGCGGGGGCAGACCCGGTGAATGCGACGGGCTATCGGCATGATCTGGTCGCTTTTTCGATGGATGGCGGCAATTATGACCGGACCGACCCGACGCCGACTTTGGCATGGGCGCAAAACGTGATGACGGGGGCGCAGACGGTAACGCTGGATTTTGACGAGCCGGTTACAGGGTTTGCGCTGAGCGACCTGACGCTGAACAACCTGATCGCCTCGGCGCCGATGGGCAGCGGGGATAGTTACAGCTTTACGGTGACGCCGGTTGCAGATGGCGCTGTGTCGGTGCAGTTGGGCGCCGATATGGTGGTGGATGGCAACAATAACGGTAATGTGGCGTCAAACACGCTGAGCGGGCGGGCGGATTTGCTGGCGCCGACGCTCGAAATTTCCGGCCTGCCGCCAAGTTTCGTGGATGCAACGCCGATTGTCGTGACCTTTGCCTTTAGCGAGGATGTGACGGGCTTCGCGCTTGGCGATATCGCGGTGAGCGGGGGGAGCGTTGCGAATTTGCAGGGTGGCCCTGCTGTGTATACGGCAACGGTTACGCCAAGCGGTGTGGCCGATCTGAGCATATCGGTGGCGGCTGGTGCGGCGCAGGATGGTGTTTTGCGCGATAGCGGCGCGGCGCAGGCGAGCGCGGCGCTGGATACGGCGGCCATCGGCTCGGAGGCCAATGCGCGCTTCATGCTCAACCGTGCCAACCAGTTGCTGGCGAACCAGCCCGACCTTTCGGGCCTGCTGCGCGGCGATGCGGGGCATTTCAATGCCGAGATTACCAGCGGGCAGGGCATGGTGGATTTCTATTCCGGCGGGGCGGGGCCATTCTGGGCTGATGTTGCGGCCAGCTGGTCCACCTCGGGCACGGCAGAGGATACGTATATTCTGGGCACGATCGGTGCGCATCGCCGGTTTGGCGATAACCTGCTGGCCGGTGTGATGCTGGAACTGGACTATATGGAAGAGGTTGACGGGCTGGCTGAAATTTCGGGTTGGGGCTGGCTTGTGGGGCCGTATCTGGTGGCCAAACTGCCAGACCAGCCGCTGTATTTTGATGCACGGCTGCTCTATGGGCAAAGCTATAACCAGGCCTCGCCGCTGGGCAGCTATACCGACGATTTCACCACGCAGCGCTGGCTGGCGATGGTGAATGTGAGCGGTGATATCGCGTTGGGTTGGGGCACGCTGAGCCCGCAACTGAACGCTGCCTGGACGCAGGACCGGCAGCGCGAATATGTTGATGGGGCCAGCAATACGGTGGCCGCGCAGACGGTTTCGCTGACGCAGATCGCGGCCGGTGCAAAGCTCGATGTGCCGCTGGGGGCGCTGGCGCTGCGTTTCGGCGCCGATGCCGTGTGGAGCGCGTCGGGGTCCAGCCTTGGGCTTATACCGGCTTTTGAAGGTCTGCGCGGGCGGCTGCGTATGGGTGCGGATTACGCCCTGCCTAGCGGCGGCGCGCTGAGCCTTGCGCTGAGCTATGACGGGCTGGGCACAGCCGACTATCAGGCGATTGGCGTCAGCGCGGCGCTGAACCTGCCGTTCTAG
- a CDS encoding GMC family oxidoreductase, with protein MPDYDFIIIGAGSAGCVLADRLSRSGKYQVAIVEAGGSDSHPYIKLPIGYGRTFFNPKINWKFTAQPDAGLAGRAAYWPRGKVLGGSSSINALVYCRGLKHDFEDWAMPGWDWPAIQTAYREIETRIAPDGTQSGTGPLHVTNVARRAHPIKENYLAAGRALGLPISDSFNGDAPEGLGLYEITTKSGMRHSAAAAFLRPALKRPNVTLIKNQLVDTLTFTGARANGLKLASGQTLTARREVILSAGAIGSVQILQRAGIGPGATLQKLGIQTRIDNSNVGGNLQDHLGINYYYKSTVPTLNNRLAPWWGKALCGVQYLATRGGPLSLSVNQCGGFVRAMPGSGPADTQLYFNPATYTTAPDGRREIINPDPFAGFLISFQPCRPQSRGRVDISAPAPEAPPLINPNSLATDHDRAEVLAGARLVQRLMATAPLQAITKAPLGPTPDQLDDAAILADFAQRGGTVFHPVATCRMAANAETGVTDARLRLFGATGLRVVDASSMPNLTSGNTNAPTIMLAWRAADLILADQA; from the coding sequence ATGCCAGATTACGACTTCATCATCATCGGCGCGGGCTCTGCGGGCTGCGTGCTGGCCGACAGGCTCAGCCGCAGCGGCAAATACCAGGTCGCAATCGTCGAGGCCGGCGGGTCCGACAGCCACCCCTATATCAAGCTGCCCATCGGCTATGGGCGCACGTTCTTCAACCCGAAGATCAACTGGAAATTCACCGCCCAGCCCGATGCGGGTCTGGCAGGCCGCGCCGCCTATTGGCCGCGCGGCAAGGTGCTTGGCGGCTCCTCCTCGATCAACGCGCTGGTCTATTGTCGCGGCCTGAAACACGATTTTGAAGACTGGGCCATGCCGGGATGGGATTGGCCGGCCATCCAGACCGCCTATCGCGAAATCGAAACCCGTATCGCGCCCGATGGCACACAATCCGGCACCGGCCCGCTGCATGTCACCAATGTTGCCAGGCGCGCGCATCCGATCAAGGAAAACTACCTTGCCGCCGGCCGTGCCCTTGGCCTGCCGATCAGCGACAGTTTCAACGGCGATGCGCCCGAAGGTCTGGGGCTTTACGAGATCACCACCAAATCCGGAATGCGCCATTCCGCTGCCGCAGCCTTCCTGCGCCCGGCGCTGAAGCGCCCCAATGTCACGCTCATCAAGAACCAGCTGGTCGACACACTCACCTTCACCGGCGCCCGCGCCAACGGCCTGAAACTTGCCAGTGGTCAAACCCTGACCGCCCGGCGCGAGGTTATCCTTTCGGCAGGCGCCATCGGCTCGGTGCAAATCCTGCAACGCGCGGGTATCGGCCCCGGCGCAACCCTGCAAAAGCTCGGCATCCAGACCCGCATCGACAATTCCAATGTCGGCGGCAATCTGCAAGACCATCTCGGCATCAACTATTACTATAAATCCACCGTGCCCACGCTCAACAACCGGCTCGCGCCGTGGTGGGGCAAGGCGCTGTGCGGGGTCCAATACCTGGCCACACGTGGCGGCCCGCTCTCGCTTTCCGTCAACCAGTGCGGCGGTTTTGTGCGCGCCATGCCGGGCAGCGGCCCGGCCGATACGCAGCTCTACTTCAACCCCGCCACCTATACGACCGCGCCCGATGGCAGGCGCGAAATCATCAACCCCGACCCGTTTGCAGGCTTTCTGATCAGCTTTCAGCCCTGCCGCCCGCAAAGCCGTGGCCGGGTCGATATTTCGGCCCCCGCCCCCGAGGCGCCGCCGCTGATCAACCCCAACTCGCTGGCCACCGATCATGACCGCGCCGAGGTGCTGGCCGGCGCCCGCCTTGTGCAGCGCCTCATGGCCACCGCACCGCTTCAGGCCATCACCAAAGCCCCGCTTGGCCCCACCCCCGACCAGCTTGACGATGCTGCAATCCTTGCCGATTTCGCCCAGCGCGGCGGCACGGTCTTTCACCCCGTTGCCACCTGCCGCATGGCCGCCAATGCCGAAACCGGCGTGACCGATGCCCGGCTGCGCCTCTTTGGCGCCACCGGCCTGCGCGTGGTCGATGCCTCATCCATGCCCAATCTCACCTCGGGCAATACCAACGCGCCCACCATCATGCTGGCATGGCGCGCCGCCGACCTCATCCTCGCCGACCAGGCCTAG
- the hrpB gene encoding ATP-dependent helicase HrpB → MDGHFPVDEAVPALIAALGDGGCAVLQAPTGSGKTTRLPLALLDWGGIDGRILMLEPRRVAARAAAERMASSLGEAVGGRVGYRMRGEAKLSRETRIEVLTEGILTRMLQHDPALAGVGCVIFDEFHERSLNADLGLALCMEMRGALRPDLKLLVMSATLDAGPVAELLDAPLITAEGRSFEVEVIHKPAPPVRGRAPRLEGVVAGAVRAILEESAGGVLVFLPGEGEIRRVMGMLSNLPEGVEMLPLYGALPFGEQRRALAPVKGRKLVLASAIAETSVTIPDISVVVDAGLARRSRYDAASGMARLLTERASRAEATQRQGRAGRVGPGRCYRLWSKGEEGALAAFAPPEIAAADLAPLVLDLAMWGARSPDDVRFLTPPPAPAWAAAVDLMQHLGALDAAGGITAHGRALAEVPAHPRLAHMLVAGGGALAAELAALLSLRVPMREAGVDIAPRLRAMRSGAGQAEARRLAKFAGAERGLGAGALLSLAYPDRIAMARPGGDGRYLMAGGKEAVLPQGGGLAGQGFLVAADLDGDARSAKIRLAAAIGIGEIEALHGHRIAEVDVCTWSRRDRAVLARRQRQLDALVLSDAHWPDAPAEAVAAALCEGVAQPGLGCLPWTKASRYFVARVEWARGQGADLPDFSDAALLGELADWLAPWLNGLRRAEDLGRVALMEALAARLGWAGKAALDDLAPEAISAPTGTRLAIDYGGAQPSISVRLQEMFGLTSHPCIGPKRQPLLIELLSPAQRPVQITADLPGFWASSYGDVRWDLRGRYPRHHWPEDPAEAEATRRVKPRGT, encoded by the coding sequence ATGGATGGGCATTTTCCTGTGGATGAGGCCGTGCCGGCGCTGATTGCAGCACTGGGCGATGGCGGCTGCGCGGTTTTGCAGGCGCCGACCGGTTCGGGCAAGACGACGCGGCTGCCGCTGGCGCTGCTGGATTGGGGCGGGATTGACGGGCGCATTTTGATGCTGGAGCCCCGGCGCGTGGCGGCAAGGGCGGCGGCGGAACGGATGGCATCGAGCCTTGGTGAGGCGGTGGGCGGGCGCGTGGGCTACCGGATGCGGGGTGAGGCAAAGCTATCACGCGAGACCCGCATCGAGGTGCTGACCGAGGGGATTTTGACTCGGATGCTGCAGCATGACCCGGCGCTTGCGGGTGTGGGCTGTGTAATTTTCGACGAGTTCCACGAGCGCAGCCTGAATGCCGATCTGGGGCTTGCCTTGTGCATGGAAATGCGTGGGGCTTTGCGGCCGGATTTGAAGCTGCTGGTGATGTCGGCCACCCTGGATGCGGGGCCGGTGGCAGAATTGCTGGATGCGCCGCTGATCACGGCCGAGGGGCGCAGCTTTGAGGTTGAGGTGATCCACAAGCCGGCACCGCCTGTGCGCGGGCGCGCGCCGCGGCTGGAGGGGGTGGTGGCGGGTGCGGTGCGCGCGATTCTGGAGGAGAGTGCGGGCGGTGTGCTGGTGTTTTTGCCGGGCGAGGGGGAGATTCGCCGGGTGATGGGGATGCTTTCGAACCTGCCCGAGGGGGTGGAGATGCTGCCGCTTTACGGCGCACTGCCCTTTGGTGAACAGCGCCGCGCGCTGGCGCCGGTGAAGGGGCGCAAGCTGGTGCTGGCGAGTGCGATTGCCGAAACCTCGGTCACGATTCCGGATATCTCGGTTGTGGTCGATGCGGGGTTGGCGCGGCGGTCGCGCTATGATGCCGCCTCGGGCATGGCGCGGTTGCTGACCGAGCGTGCAAGCCGGGCCGAGGCCACGCAGCGGCAGGGGCGGGCGGGGCGCGTGGGGCCGGGGCGCTGCTATCGGCTCTGGAGCAAGGGCGAGGAGGGGGCGCTGGCGGCCTTTGCCCCGCCGGAAATTGCCGCCGCCGACCTTGCACCGCTGGTGCTGGATCTGGCCATGTGGGGTGCGCGCAGCCCCGATGATGTGCGGTTTTTAACGCCGCCCCCCGCGCCTGCCTGGGCAGCGGCGGTGGATTTGATGCAGCATTTGGGCGCTTTGGATGCGGCGGGGGGGATTACTGCGCATGGCCGCGCTTTGGCCGAGGTGCCCGCGCATCCGCGCCTTGCGCATATGCTGGTGGCAGGCGGTGGTGCGCTGGCCGCCGAGCTTGCGGCGCTGCTGTCGCTGCGGGTGCCGATGCGCGAGGCGGGGGTGGATATTGCGCCGCGCCTGCGCGCCATGCGCAGTGGCGCGGGGCAGGCCGAGGCCAGGCGGCTGGCGAAATTCGCGGGGGCAGAGCGAGGGCTGGGTGCGGGGGCGCTGCTGTCGCTCGCCTATCCCGACCGGATTGCGATGGCGCGACCGGGGGGCGACGGGCGCTACCTGATGGCCGGCGGCAAGGAGGCGGTGCTGCCACAGGGTGGCGGGCTGGCCGGGCAGGGGTTTTTGGTGGCGGCGGATCTGGATGGCGACGCGCGTTCGGCGAAAATCCGGCTGGCGGCGGCGATCGGGATTGGCGAGATCGAGGCGCTGCATGGACACCGGATTGCCGAGGTGGATGTCTGCACATGGTCGCGTCGCGACCGCGCGGTGCTGGCGCGCCGCCAACGCCAGCTTGATGCGCTGGTGCTGAGCGATGCGCATTGGCCCGATGCCCCTGCCGAGGCGGTTGCGGCGGCTTTGTGCGAGGGGGTGGCGCAGCCTGGGCTGGGCTGTTTGCCCTGGACCAAGGCCAGCCGCTATTTCGTGGCGCGGGTGGAATGGGCGCGGGGGCAGGGGGCGGATTTGCCCGATTTCTCGGATGCAGCACTGCTGGGCGAACTTGCCGACTGGCTTGCGCCCTGGCTGAACGGGTTGCGGCGGGCCGAGGATTTGGGGCGCGTGGCGCTGATGGAGGCCTTGGCCGCGCGGCTTGGCTGGGCGGGCAAGGCGGCGTTGGATGATCTGGCACCGGAGGCGATTTCGGCCCCCACAGGCACGCGGCTCGCGATAGATTATGGCGGCGCACAGCCCAGTATATCGGTGCGCCTGCAAGAGATGTTCGGGCTAACGAGCCACCCCTGTATTGGCCCCAAACGCCAACCGTTGCTGATCGAGCTGCTCTCACCCGCGCAGCGCCCTGTGCAGATTACCGCCGATTTGCCGGGGTTTTGGGCGAGTTCCTATGGTGATGTGCGGTGGGATTTGCGCGGGCGCTATCCGCGCCACCACTGGCCGGAAGACCCTGCCGAGGCAGAGGCGACGCGGCGGGTTAAGCCGCGGGGGACGTAG
- a CDS encoding NAD(P)-dependent oxidoreductase produces the protein MQIGFIGLGNVGGKLAGSLLRNGKNLMVRDLDPALVARFTARGATSASSPAEMMQACDIVITCLPSPAACAAVMEGDDGLLQSVTTGKIWLEMSTTDAGEIKRLAQAVIAKGGAAVDCPVSGGCHRADTGNISIFAGCDRPTFERVLPILTILGRRVLHTGPVGSASILKVMTNYLATANLLTVCEAMVTMKAAGLDLGTTYEAIKISSGTSFVHETESQVILNGSRDINFTMDLVLKDIGLFQSIAEAANVPLEISPLMIEIFKDGQKRYGTRAQSDDIIRRLEDATGLTITAPGFPAEMVDDEPEEPGYEVVPAGRAALPT, from the coding sequence ATGCAGATCGGATTCATCGGCCTGGGCAATGTCGGCGGCAAACTGGCCGGCAGCCTGCTGCGCAACGGCAAAAACCTCATGGTGCGCGACCTCGATCCGGCGCTTGTTGCCAGATTCACGGCGCGCGGTGCCACATCGGCCAGCAGCCCGGCCGAGATGATGCAAGCCTGCGATATCGTCATCACCTGCCTGCCCAGCCCTGCCGCCTGCGCCGCCGTGATGGAGGGCGACGACGGGCTGCTGCAATCGGTCACGACCGGCAAAATCTGGCTGGAAATGTCCACCACCGATGCCGGCGAGATCAAGCGCCTTGCCCAGGCCGTTATCGCCAAGGGCGGAGCGGCGGTCGATTGCCCGGTTTCCGGTGGCTGCCACCGCGCCGATACCGGCAATATCTCCATTTTCGCGGGCTGCGACCGGCCCACATTCGAACGCGTCCTGCCCATTCTCACCATTCTTGGCCGCCGCGTGCTGCATACCGGCCCGGTTGGTTCAGCCTCCATCCTGAAGGTCATGACCAACTACCTCGCCACCGCCAACCTGCTCACCGTCTGCGAAGCAATGGTCACCATGAAGGCCGCCGGCCTTGACCTTGGCACCACCTATGAAGCCATCAAAATCTCTTCCGGCACCAGCTTTGTGCATGAAACCGAAAGTCAGGTCATTCTGAACGGCAGCCGCGACATCAACTTCACGATGGACCTTGTGCTGAAGGATATCGGCCTGTTCCAGAGCATCGCCGAAGCCGCCAATGTGCCGCTCGAAATCTCACCGCTGATGATCGAAATTTTCAAGGACGGCCAGAAACGCTACGGCACCCGCGCCCAGTCCGATGACATCATCCGCCGCCTGGAAGACGCGACCGGCCTCACCATCACCGCCCCCGGCTTCCCCGCCGAAATGGTCGATGATGAACCCGAAGAGCCGGGCTATGAGGTGGTGCCAGCCGGGCGCGCGGCCCTTCCTACTTGA